The following coding sequences are from one Pristiophorus japonicus isolate sPriJap1 unplaced genomic scaffold, sPriJap1.hap1 HAP1_SCAFFOLD_278, whole genome shotgun sequence window:
- the LOC139247636 gene encoding zinc finger protein 229-like encodes MESHKDTRTMEKPWKCDCGKVFRSPSELEIHRRSHTGERPFTCSECGKGFTRLSHLQSHQRTHTGARPFTCAECGKGFTQSSNLLAHQRVHTGERPFPCSECGKGFTFSADLLRHQRVHTGERPFTCSECGKGFTRSSTLLAHQRVHTGERPFTCSESGKGFTGSSQLVAHWRVHTGERPFTCSECGKGFTYSSILRIHQRVHTGERPFTCSECGMEFTQSSNLRKHQRVHTRERPFTCSECGKGFTRLSTLLAHQRVHTGERLFTCSECGKGFTRSFSLLIHMRVHTGERPFTCSECGKGFTCSADLLRHQRVHTGERPFTCFECEKGFIRSSELLIHQRVHTGERPFTCSECGKGFIRSSTLLTHQRVHTGERPFTCSECGKGFTRSSHLLTHQRVHK; translated from the coding sequence atggagagtcacaaggatacccgcaccatggagaaaccgtggaaatgtgactgtgggaaggtattcagatcaccgtctgagctggaaattcatcgacgcagtcacactggggagagaccgttcacctgctcagagtgtgggaagggattcactcgattatcccacctgcagtcacaccaacgcactcacactggggcaaggccgttcacctgcgctgagtgtgggaagggatttactcagtcatccaacctgctggcacaccagcgagttcacactggggagaggccattcccctgctcagagtgtgggaagggattcacattttcagccgacctgctgagacaccagcgagttcacactggggagaggccgttcacctgctctgagtgtgggaagggattcactcggtcatccaccctgctggcacaccagcgagttcacactggggagaggccattcacctgctcagagagtgggaagggattcactgggtcatcccaacttgtagctcactggcgagttcacaccggggagagaccgttcacctgctctgagtgtgggaagggattcacttattcatccatcctgcggatacaccagcgagttcacactggggagaggccattcacttgctctgagtgtgggatggaatttactcagtcatccaacttgcggaaacaccagcgagttcacactagggagaggccattcacctgctctgagtgtgggaagggattcactcggttatccaccctgctggcacaccagcgagttcacactggggagaggctattcacctgctcagagtgtgggaagggattcactcggtcattcagcctgctgatacacatgcgagttcacaccggggagaggccattcacctgctctgagtgtgggaagggattcacatgttcagccgacctgctgagacaccagcgagttcacactggggagaggccgttcacctgctttgagtgtgagaagggattcattcgatcatccgaactgctgatacaccagcgagttcacactggggagaggccattcacctgctcagagtgtgggaagggattcattcggtcatccacgctgctgacacaccagcgagttcacactggggagaggccattcacctgctcagagtgtgggaagggattcactcggtcatcccacctgctaacacaccagcgagttcacaagtga